In the genome of Lacerta agilis isolate rLacAgi1 chromosome 2, rLacAgi1.pri, whole genome shotgun sequence, one region contains:
- the ACOX1 gene encoding peroxisomal acyl-coenzyme A oxidase 1 isoform X3: MAASGLAVPDNWHLRSDGNGARSAHHGRPEPLDLHLGMFLPTLLTQATQEQQDRFFMPAWNLEIIGTYAQTEMGHGTHLRGLETTATYDPATQEFILNSPTVTSIKWWPGGLGKTSNHAIVLAQLYTQGKCHGLHAFIVPIRQLGTHEPLPGITVGDIGPKFGYDEMDNGYLKMDNFRIPRENMLMKHAKVEPDGTYVKPLNAKLTYGTMVFIRSLIVGDAARSLARACTIAIRYSAVRHQSELKPGEPEPQILDYQTQQYKLFPLLAAAYAFHFVGAYMKDTYRRITGNISEGDLSELPELHALSAGLKAFSSWIANAGIEECRMACGGHGYSRCSGLPDIYVNFTPSCTYEGENTVMMLQTARFLVKSYTQVSSGQLVSGMMSYLNDLPGLRIQPQQVAARPTAVHINNPSSLVEAYKLRASRLVEFAAKNFQAELNRRKSKEDAWNRTSIDLVRASEAHCHYVVLKLFTAKLSEIGDPAVRAVLNNLCLLYALCGINKHSGDFLQGGILTDAQIIQANQRVKELLALIRPNAVALVDSFDFHDNVLGSVLGRYDGNVYENMFEWSKKSPLNKTQVHESFHKHLKPMQAKL, from the exons CTCTGCTCACCATGGACGACCTGAGCCTCTGGACCTCCACCTGGGCATGTTCCTACCTACCCTCTTAACCCAGGCAACCCAAGAACAGCAGGATCGCTTCTTCATGCCTGCTTGGAACTTGGAGATCATTGGCACATATGCACAGACAGAGATGGGCCATG GAACTCATCTCCGAGGACTGGAAACCACAGCTACATATGATCCTGCTACCCAGGAATTTATCCTAAATAGTCCAACTGTGACATCTATTAAATGGTGGCCAGGTGGAT TGGGTAAAACATCAAACCATGCCATCGTTTTGGCTCAGCTTTACACCCAAGGCAAATGCCATGGCTTACATGCTTTCATTGTGCCGATACGTCAGTTGGGGACTCATGAGCCATTGCCAG GTATAACTGTTGGTGATATTGGACCAAAATTTGGTTATGATGAAATGGATAATGGTTACTTAAAAATGGACAACTTTCGCATTCCTCGGGAAAACATGCTTATGAAACATGCCAAG GTTGAACCAGATGGCACTTACGTGAAACCTCTTAATGCCAAGTTGACATATGGAACCATGGTATTCATCCGATCACTGATTGTTGGGGATGCTGCTCGCTCTTTAGCCAGAGCTTGCACAATTGCCATTCGCTACAGCGCAGTGCGGCACCAGTCTGAACTGAAGCCAGG TGAGCCAGAGCCTCAGATCTTGGATTATCAGACGCAGCAGTACAAACTGTTCCCTCTTCTGGCAGCGGCATATGCCTTCCACTTTGTGGGTGCCTACATGAAAGATACCTATCGGCGCATCACTGGGAACATCAGTGAAGGAGACCTGAGTGAGCTGCCAGAG CTGCATGCATTATCTGCAGGGCTAAAGGCTTTCAGTTCCTGGATTGCCAACGCAGGCATTGAGGAATGTCGAATGGCGTGTGGTGGGCATGGCTACTCCCGCTGTAGTGGCCTACCTGACATTTATGTCAATTTCACCCCCTCCTGCACATATGAAGGAGAGAATACAGTAATGATGCTGCAGACGGCACG GTTCCTTGTCAAAAGCTATACCCAAGTTAGTTCTGGACAGCTAGTGAGTGGCATGATGTCCTACCTGAATGACCTACCAGGGCTACGCATTCAGCCCCAGCAGGTGGCTGCTAGACCCACAGCAGTGCATATTAACAATCCATCTAGTTTGGTGGAGGCATATAAACTGAGAGCTTCTAG GCTGGTTGAATTTGCTGCAAAGAATTTTCAAGCTGAACTGAACCGTAGAAAGAGCAAGGAGGATGCTTGGAACCGGACTTCCATTGATCTAGTGCGAGCATCTGAG GCCCACTGTCACTATGTGGTGCTCAAGCTATTTACAGCAAAGCTTTCAGAAATTGGTGACCCAGCTGTTCGTGCTGTCCTTAACAACTTGTGTCTACTGTATGCACTCTGTGGGATCAATAAGCACAGTGGAGACTTTTTGCAG GGAGGCATTTTGACAGATGCACAGATAATTCAGGCGAACCAGCGTGTGAAGGAGCTCTTGGCATTAATCCGTCCCAATGCAGTCGCTCTAGTGGATTCGTTTGACTTCCATGACAACGTTCTTGGATCTGTGCTTGGCCGATACGATGGTAACGTCTATGAAAACATGTTTGAGTGGTCAAAGAAATCGCCACTAAATAAAACACAG GTCCATGAATCTTTTCACAAGCACCTGAAGCCAATGCAAGCCAAACTGTGA